A portion of the Burkholderiales bacterium genome contains these proteins:
- a CDS encoding DUF1289 domain-containing protein, translating into MSPKDAGGDPVASPCTSVCTLDPARGYCVGCLRTLDEIAAWSTLDDDARRAIVADLPARRTARELRGGGNR; encoded by the coding sequence ATGAGTCCGAAGGACGCAGGCGGCGATCCGGTCGCCTCGCCGTGCACGTCGGTGTGCACGCTCGATCCCGCGCGGGGGTACTGCGTCGGCTGCCTGCGCACGTTGGACGAGATCGCGGCGTGGAGCACGCTCGACGACGATGCGAGGCGCGCGATCGTCGCCGACCTGCCGGCGCGCCGCACGGCGCGCGAGCTTCGCGGCGGCGGGAACCGATGA
- a CDS encoding hydroxymethylglutaryl-CoA lyase, producing MSTSSLPPRVRIVDVGPRDGLQNEKAVVPTEVKVALIEALADAGLREIEATSFVSPKWVPQMADAADVMARVRRSPGVRYSVLVPNMKGFEGALAAKVDEVVVFGAASEAFSQKNINCSIAESIERFAPVARAARDAGMKVRGAISCCLGCPYQGEVKPEAVGYVARLMHGIGVEHVGVADTIGVGTPGATKRALEAALAVYPIDEVSGHFHDTYGMALANVCASLDMGISTFDASVAGLGGCPYAKGATGNVATEDVVYLMHGLGIATGIDLAKLRAAGRAISASLGRATSSRVAKALDAKSAA from the coding sequence ATGTCCACCTCCAGTCTTCCCCCCCGGGTGCGCATCGTCGACGTCGGCCCGCGCGACGGCCTGCAGAACGAGAAGGCGGTCGTGCCCACCGAAGTGAAGGTCGCGCTGATCGAGGCGCTCGCCGATGCGGGCCTTCGCGAGATCGAGGCGACGTCGTTCGTCTCGCCGAAGTGGGTGCCGCAGATGGCGGACGCCGCGGACGTGATGGCCCGCGTGCGCCGGTCGCCCGGCGTGCGCTACTCGGTGCTGGTACCGAACATGAAGGGCTTCGAGGGCGCGCTCGCCGCGAAGGTCGACGAGGTCGTCGTGTTCGGCGCCGCGAGCGAGGCGTTCTCGCAGAAGAACATCAACTGCTCGATCGCCGAGTCGATCGAGCGGTTCGCGCCGGTGGCCCGGGCGGCGCGCGACGCCGGCATGAAGGTGCGCGGCGCGATCTCGTGCTGCCTCGGCTGTCCCTACCAGGGCGAGGTCAAGCCCGAGGCGGTGGGCTACGTCGCGCGGCTGATGCACGGCATCGGCGTCGAGCACGTCGGCGTCGCCGACACGATCGGCGTGGGCACGCCCGGCGCGACGAAGCGCGCGCTGGAGGCGGCGCTCGCCGTCTACCCGATCGACGAGGTGAGCGGCCATTTCCACGACACCTACGGCATGGCGCTCGCCAACGTCTGCGCGAGCCTCGACATGGGGATCTCCACGTTCGACGCGAGCGTCGCGGGACTCGGCGGCTGCCCGTACGCGAAGGGCGCGACCGGCAACGTCGCGACCGAGGACGTCGTCTACCTGATGCACGGGCTCGGCATCGCGACCGGCATCGACCTCGCGAAGCTGCGCGCCGCCGGACGCGCGATCTCGGCGTCCCTCGGCCGCGCCACGTCCTCGCGCGTCGCGAAGGCGCTCGACGCGAAGTCCGCCGCATGA
- a CDS encoding glyoxylate/hydroxypyruvate reductase A, whose amino-acid sequence MPAARLHLWPGDAPAEVDYALVWKPDGETFRQVEVRRAIFNLGAGVDALLAVPSLPQGVPIVRLEDAGMAVQMAEYAVFEVLRAYRDVGHYVRAQQEGRWAPLARRDPASFGVGILGAGVLAQAVAAALAPFRFPIATWSRSAHARPGVESFAGRGRLPAFLARSRVVIGLLPSTRDTRGLLDAAAFAAMPAGAHVVNLGRGDLVVDADLLAALDAGHLAHATLDVFGDEPLSPGHAFWHHPKVTITPHVSAVTDLGETVAQVAAKIEALERGEPISGIVDRARGY is encoded by the coding sequence CTGCCCGCCGCCAGGCTCCACCTGTGGCCCGGCGATGCGCCCGCCGAAGTCGACTACGCGCTCGTCTGGAAGCCCGACGGAGAGACGTTCCGGCAGGTCGAGGTGCGGCGCGCGATCTTCAACCTCGGCGCGGGCGTCGATGCGCTGCTCGCCGTGCCGTCGCTGCCGCAGGGCGTGCCGATCGTGCGCCTCGAGGACGCGGGCATGGCGGTCCAGATGGCGGAGTACGCGGTGTTCGAGGTACTGCGCGCGTATCGGGACGTCGGGCACTACGTCCGGGCCCAGCAGGAGGGCCGCTGGGCGCCGCTCGCCCGCCGCGACCCGGCGTCGTTCGGCGTGGGCATCCTCGGCGCGGGCGTGCTCGCGCAGGCCGTCGCCGCGGCGCTCGCGCCGTTTCGCTTTCCGATCGCCACCTGGAGCAGGAGCGCGCACGCGCGCCCCGGCGTCGAGTCGTTCGCCGGGCGCGGGCGGCTGCCCGCCTTCCTCGCGCGCTCGAGGGTCGTCATCGGTCTCCTGCCGTCGACGAGGGACACGCGCGGGCTCCTCGACGCCGCCGCGTTCGCCGCGATGCCGGCGGGCGCCCATGTCGTGAACCTCGGCCGCGGCGACTTGGTCGTCGACGCCGACCTCCTCGCCGCGCTCGACGCCGGCCACCTCGCGCATGCGACGCTCGACGTGTTCGGCGACGAACCGCTCTCGCCGGGTCACGCGTTCTGGCATCATCCGAAGGTCACGATCACACCGCACGTGTCGGCGGTCACGGACCTCGGAGAGACGGTCGCGCAGGTCGCCGCGAAGATCGAGGCGCTCGAGCGCGGCGAACCGATTTCCGGCATCGTCGACCGCGCCAGAGGGTACTGA
- a CDS encoding acetyl/propionyl/methylcrotonyl-CoA carboxylase subunit alpha yields the protein MFTKILIANRGEIAVRVARTARRLGIRTVAVYSDADANAAHVAACDEAHRLGPPPPRESYLDGARILALARATGAQAIHPGYGFLSENEAFAKACAEAGIVFIGPPPGAIAAMGSKSAAKAIMGKAGVPLVPGYHGDDQDPALLAREAAKIGFPVLIKATAGGGGKGMKIVRAAEEFAGALASAKREALAGFGDDRVLVERYLSQPRHIEIQVFGDAHGRVVSLFERDCSVQRRHQKVLEEAPAPGMTPERRRAMGEAAVAAAKAIGYVGAGTVEFIAEQDGRFYFMEMNTRLQVEHPVTEMITGLDLVEWQLRVASGEPLPLAQQNLAIRGHAIEARLYAEDPDRGFLPSIGRIAHWRMPEASARVRIDTGFSAGDEVSPWYDPMLAKLVVWGEDRERACATLLAALADCEVAGVSTNVAFLERVVAHEAFATGRLDTGLIEKHHAALFPPAGPTQSLALVAAAVDELAQVRDAAGGDAADPHSPWRETDAWWVNSASHAVVLRFRDGEATSTVRLTGSLPDVAVEIGGRRNVVRALHRNGRWSIDTGERRVDVSVVRLGEDRLVFARGLRRRLTLVDPLAHAGEEEAHGGHLTAPMSGTIVAVPAKVGERVERGAPLVVLEAMKMEHSIVAPAAGVVAAIHFRVGDRVSEGADLVDLEDAPGT from the coding sequence ATGTTCACCAAGATCCTGATCGCGAACCGCGGCGAGATCGCGGTCCGCGTCGCACGCACCGCGCGCAGACTCGGCATCCGCACCGTCGCGGTCTACTCCGACGCCGACGCGAACGCCGCCCACGTCGCCGCGTGCGACGAGGCCCATCGGCTCGGCCCTCCTCCGCCGCGCGAGAGTTACCTCGACGGCGCGCGCATCCTCGCGCTCGCGCGCGCGACCGGCGCGCAGGCGATCCATCCCGGCTACGGCTTCCTCTCCGAGAACGAGGCGTTCGCGAAGGCGTGCGCGGAAGCGGGTATCGTGTTCATCGGCCCGCCGCCCGGGGCGATCGCGGCGATGGGTTCGAAGTCGGCGGCGAAGGCCATCATGGGCAAGGCGGGCGTGCCGCTCGTGCCCGGCTACCACGGCGACGACCAGGATCCGGCGCTGCTCGCGCGCGAGGCCGCGAAGATCGGGTTCCCGGTGCTGATCAAGGCGACGGCCGGCGGCGGCGGCAAGGGCATGAAGATCGTGCGCGCGGCGGAGGAGTTCGCCGGCGCGCTCGCCTCGGCGAAGCGCGAGGCGCTCGCCGGCTTCGGCGACGACCGGGTGCTGGTCGAGCGCTATCTGTCACAGCCGCGCCACATCGAGATCCAGGTGTTCGGCGATGCGCACGGCCGCGTCGTGTCGCTGTTCGAGCGCGACTGCTCGGTGCAGCGGCGCCACCAGAAGGTGCTCGAGGAGGCGCCCGCCCCGGGGATGACGCCCGAGCGTCGGCGCGCGATGGGCGAGGCGGCGGTCGCGGCGGCGAAGGCGATCGGCTACGTCGGCGCCGGCACGGTCGAGTTCATCGCCGAGCAGGACGGCCGCTTCTACTTCATGGAGATGAACACGCGGCTGCAGGTCGAGCATCCGGTCACCGAGATGATCACCGGCCTCGACCTCGTCGAATGGCAGTTGCGCGTCGCGTCCGGCGAGCCGCTGCCGCTCGCGCAGCAGAACCTCGCGATCCGCGGGCACGCGATCGAGGCCCGCCTCTACGCCGAGGACCCGGACCGCGGCTTCCTGCCCTCGATCGGCAGGATCGCGCACTGGCGCATGCCGGAAGCGTCGGCGCGCGTGCGGATCGACACCGGATTCTCGGCCGGCGACGAGGTCTCGCCCTGGTACGACCCGATGCTCGCGAAGCTCGTCGTGTGGGGCGAGGATCGCGAGCGCGCATGCGCGACGCTGCTCGCGGCGCTCGCCGACTGCGAGGTCGCGGGCGTGTCGACCAACGTCGCGTTCCTCGAGCGCGTCGTCGCGCACGAGGCGTTCGCCACCGGCCGCCTCGACACCGGGTTGATCGAGAAGCACCACGCGGCGCTGTTCCCGCCCGCCGGTCCCACGCAGTCGCTCGCGCTCGTCGCCGCGGCGGTCGACGAACTCGCGCAGGTGCGCGATGCCGCGGGCGGCGATGCGGCGGACCCGCATTCTCCCTGGCGCGAGACCGACGCGTGGTGGGTGAACAGCGCCTCGCACGCGGTCGTCCTGCGCTTCCGGGACGGCGAGGCGACGTCGACGGTGCGGCTCACCGGCTCGCTGCCCGACGTCGCCGTCGAGATCGGCGGCCGGCGCAATGTCGTGCGCGCGCTGCACCGGAACGGCCGCTGGTCGATCGACACCGGCGAGCGCCGGGTCGATGTGTCCGTCGTGCGCCTGGGCGAGGATCGGCTCGTGTTCGCGCGCGGGCTCCGCCGCCGGCTGACGCTCGTCGATCCGCTGGCCCACGCCGGGGAGGAGGAGGCGCACGGCGGCCACCTGACCGCGCCGATGTCGGGGACGATCGTCGCCGTCCCCGCGAAGGTCGGCGAGCGCGTCGAGCGCGGCGCGCCGCTCGTCGTGCTGGAGGCGATGAAGATGGAACATTCGATCGTGGCCCCGGCCGCCGGCGTGGTCGCCGCGATCCATTTCCGTGTCGGCGACCGCGTGTCCGAGGGCGCGGATCTCGTCGACCTCGAGGACGCGCCCGGAACGTGA
- a CDS encoding DUF4126 domain-containing protein, whose protein sequence is MGAADSFDTWQLVALAATFGWASGIRLYAVLFIVGGSGYLDWVPLPGGLTVLAHPFVLAASGFMFAVEFLADKIPGVDTAWDAVQTFVRIPAGAALAASVFGDSSAAATLAAAILGGTLAAGSHLTKAGSRMAINTSPEPFSNWAASFGEDLAVGTVLWLAWACPWIALGIVVLSVLMMIWLVPKLVRLIGRFLDRIAGLAGARRNGSPT, encoded by the coding sequence ATGGGCGCGGCGGACTCCTTCGACACCTGGCAGTTGGTCGCGCTGGCGGCGACGTTCGGCTGGGCGTCGGGCATCCGGCTCTACGCGGTGCTGTTCATCGTCGGCGGATCGGGATACCTGGACTGGGTGCCGCTCCCCGGCGGCCTCACGGTCCTCGCGCACCCGTTCGTCCTCGCGGCGTCGGGATTCATGTTCGCGGTCGAGTTCCTCGCCGACAAGATTCCCGGCGTCGACACCGCGTGGGACGCGGTGCAGACGTTCGTGCGCATCCCGGCCGGCGCGGCGCTCGCGGCGAGCGTGTTCGGCGACAGTTCGGCGGCGGCGACGCTCGCGGCCGCGATCCTGGGCGGGACGCTCGCCGCCGGCAGCCACCTGACGAAGGCCGGCAGCCGGATGGCGATCAACACCTCGCCCGAACCGTTCTCGAACTGGGCCGCGTCGTTCGGCGAGGATCTCGCCGTGGGGACCGTGCTGTGGCTCGCCTGGGCCTGTCCGTGGATCGCGCTCGGCATCGTCGTCCTGTCGGTGCTGATGATGATCTGGCTCGTGCCGAAGCTCGTCCGCCTGATCGGCCGCTTCCTCGACCGCATCGCGGGCCTCGCGGGCGCGCGACGCAACGGGAGTCCGACGTGA
- a CDS encoding enoyl-CoA hydratase/isomerase family protein produces MNDIPVPGTWTTLEAADREGVRRIGLARPKIHNAFDETLIAELTRAFRDAGADPGVRAVLLYSSGPSFCAGADLEWMRRTASYGRAENLADAEALAAMLAAVAGCPKPTLARVQGNAFGGGVGLIACCDIAIGSDEALFALSEVKLGIIPSTIGPYVMAAIGERSARRYFVTGERFSAAEAHRIGLLHELVPPAGLDARVDEVLDALALAGPQAQREAKLLVRAIANRPIDAPLVADTVERIARVRATDEAREGLSAFLAKREPSWLPERLRGAAKRRR; encoded by the coding sequence ATGAACGACATTCCGGTGCCCGGGACCTGGACCACGCTGGAGGCGGCGGACCGCGAGGGCGTGCGCCGCATCGGTCTCGCGCGGCCGAAGATCCACAACGCGTTCGACGAGACGCTGATCGCGGAACTCACGCGTGCGTTCCGCGATGCAGGCGCCGACCCCGGCGTGCGCGCGGTGCTGCTCTACTCGTCGGGGCCGAGCTTCTGCGCCGGCGCGGATCTCGAATGGATGCGCCGGACGGCGAGCTACGGCCGCGCCGAGAACCTGGCGGACGCGGAAGCGCTCGCGGCGATGCTCGCCGCGGTCGCCGGCTGTCCCAAGCCCACGCTCGCCCGCGTCCAGGGCAACGCGTTCGGCGGTGGCGTCGGGCTCATCGCCTGCTGCGACATCGCGATCGGCTCGGACGAGGCGCTGTTCGCGCTCTCGGAGGTGAAGCTCGGGATCATCCCCTCGACCATCGGCCCCTACGTGATGGCGGCGATCGGCGAGCGGAGCGCGCGCCGCTATTTCGTCACCGGCGAGCGCTTCTCCGCGGCGGAGGCCCACCGGATCGGATTGCTGCACGAACTCGTGCCGCCCGCCGGTCTCGACGCCCGCGTGGACGAGGTGCTCGACGCGCTGGCGCTCGCTGGACCACAGGCCCAACGCGAGGCGAAGCTCCTGGTCCGCGCGATCGCGAACCGCCCGATCGACGCGCCGCTCGTCGCCGACACGGTCGAGCGCATCGCGCGCGTGCGCGCGACCGACGAGGCGCGCGAGGGCCTCTCGGCGTTCCTCGCCAAGCGGGAGCCGTCGTGGCTGCCCGAGCGGCTGCGCGGTGCGGCGAAGCGCCGGCGCTGA
- a CDS encoding methylcrotonoyl-CoA carboxylase, translated as MPVFESRLDPRDATFVRNREAMAALVADLRSTVATIEEGGGEAANAKHVARGKLLPRERIRALIDPGSPFLELSQLAAHGMYDGTIAAAGVVTGVGRVRGRECVIVCNDATVKGGSYYPLTVKKHVRAQEIARENRLPCIYLVDSGGANLPNQTEVFPDRDHFGRIFYNQATMSADGIPQIAAVMGSCTAGGAYVPAMADESIIVREQGTIFLGGPPLVKAATGEIVSAEELGGADVHTRISGVADHYALDDHHALAIVRSIVAKLEPARRADVPTRAPAEPLYPVDELHGVINADIRKPYDVREVIARIVDGSEFDEFKARYGTTLVTAFAHLWGYPVGILANNGVLFSESAQKGAHFVELCCQRGIPLVFLQNVTGFMVGRKYEAGGIAKDGAKLVTAVSCAQVPKFTVIIGGSYGAGNYGMCGRAYAPRFLWMWPNARISVMGGEQAATVLATIRRDAIEAKGGAWSAEEEEAFKAPIRAQYEREGHPYYASARLWDDGVIDPADTRRVLALAISASLNRPIAPTRFGVFRM; from the coding sequence ATGCCCGTCTTCGAGAGCCGGCTCGACCCCCGCGACGCGACCTTCGTGCGCAACCGCGAGGCGATGGCCGCGCTCGTCGCCGACCTGCGCTCGACGGTCGCGACGATCGAAGAGGGCGGAGGCGAGGCGGCGAACGCGAAGCACGTCGCGCGCGGCAAGCTCCTGCCGCGCGAGCGCATCCGCGCGCTGATCGACCCGGGCAGTCCGTTTCTCGAACTCTCGCAGCTCGCGGCGCACGGCATGTACGACGGCACGATCGCGGCGGCAGGCGTCGTGACCGGAGTGGGGCGCGTCCGCGGGCGCGAGTGCGTGATCGTGTGCAACGACGCGACGGTCAAGGGCGGCAGCTACTACCCGCTGACGGTGAAGAAGCACGTGCGCGCGCAGGAGATCGCGCGCGAGAACCGGCTGCCCTGCATCTACCTCGTCGACTCGGGCGGCGCGAACCTGCCGAACCAGACCGAGGTGTTCCCCGACCGCGATCACTTCGGACGGATCTTCTACAACCAGGCGACGATGTCCGCCGACGGCATTCCGCAGATCGCGGCGGTCATGGGCTCGTGCACCGCGGGCGGCGCCTATGTCCCGGCGATGGCCGACGAGTCGATCATCGTGCGCGAGCAGGGCACGATCTTCCTCGGCGGCCCGCCGCTCGTGAAGGCCGCGACCGGCGAGATCGTCAGCGCCGAGGAATTGGGCGGCGCCGACGTCCACACGCGCATCTCGGGCGTCGCGGACCACTACGCGCTCGACGACCACCACGCGCTCGCGATCGTCCGCTCGATCGTCGCGAAGCTCGAGCCGGCGCGGCGCGCCGACGTGCCGACCCGGGCGCCCGCCGAACCGCTCTACCCGGTCGACGAACTCCACGGCGTCATCAACGCCGACATCCGCAAGCCCTACGACGTGCGCGAGGTGATCGCGCGCATCGTCGACGGCAGCGAGTTCGACGAGTTCAAGGCGCGCTACGGCACGACGCTCGTCACCGCCTTCGCGCACCTGTGGGGCTACCCGGTCGGCATCCTCGCGAACAACGGCGTGCTGTTCAGCGAGTCCGCGCAGAAGGGCGCGCACTTCGTCGAACTCTGCTGCCAGCGCGGCATCCCGCTCGTCTTCCTGCAGAACGTCACCGGCTTCATGGTCGGAAGGAAGTACGAGGCGGGCGGCATCGCGAAGGACGGAGCCAAGCTCGTCACCGCGGTGTCCTGCGCACAGGTGCCGAAGTTCACCGTGATCATCGGCGGCAGCTACGGCGCGGGCAACTACGGCATGTGCGGCCGCGCCTACGCGCCGCGCTTCCTGTGGATGTGGCCGAACGCGCGCATCTCGGTGATGGGCGGCGAGCAGGCGGCGACCGTGCTCGCGACGATCCGACGCGACGCGATCGAGGCGAAGGGCGGCGCCTGGAGCGCGGAGGAGGAGGAGGCGTTCAAGGCGCCGATCCGCGCGCAGTACGAACGCGAGGGCCATCCCTACTACGCGAGCGCGCGCCTGTGGGACGACGGCGTCATCGATCCGGCCGACACGCGGCGCGTCCTCGCGCTCGCGATCTCGGCCTCCCTCAACCGGCCGATCGCGCCCACGCGCTTCGGCGTCTTCAGGATGTAG
- a CDS encoding DsbA family protein translates to MSAPVSPRGRRDDSGSGREAASAPGSTASASPLEFWFDFSSPYAYLASRRIEALAARHGRAVDWRPMLLGAAFKAAGTAPLTEVPMKGEYSRRDFERSARFHGIGDFRLPSRFPIATQAPARILLWAKARDGTSAPRVAHAMLRAYWTQDRDISNPDVAASSAAEGGVDAAAARAVVDDPQWKDALKREVDTGLSKGVFGSPFVIVDGEPFWGLDRFDQLDWFLGARASATGRVRALSHLRLVVADLPRAIAFYRELLDATPAVDVPGVYAEWATRGARLALVGEATMGAVVGRPAPRAGDAVVVCLEVDDVDAAAARAKAAGHALVREPHDQPSWRQRVAHLRDPAGNLVELWARLVPTV, encoded by the coding sequence GTGAGCGCGCCGGTGTCGCCGCGAGGCCGGCGGGACGACTCCGGGTCCGGGCGCGAGGCTGCGTCGGCGCCGGGTTCCACCGCGTCCGCGTCCCCGCTCGAGTTCTGGTTCGATTTCAGCTCTCCGTACGCGTACCTCGCGTCGCGTCGCATCGAGGCGCTCGCCGCGCGGCACGGCCGCGCCGTCGACTGGCGTCCGATGCTGCTCGGCGCGGCGTTCAAGGCGGCGGGCACCGCGCCGCTCACCGAGGTGCCGATGAAGGGGGAGTACTCACGCCGCGACTTCGAGCGCAGCGCGCGCTTCCACGGCATCGGCGACTTCCGGTTGCCCTCGCGCTTCCCGATCGCGACCCAGGCCCCCGCGCGCATCCTGCTGTGGGCGAAGGCGCGTGACGGGACGAGCGCGCCGCGCGTGGCCCACGCCATGCTGCGCGCGTACTGGACGCAGGATCGCGACATCTCGAATCCCGACGTCGCGGCTTCCTCCGCAGCGGAAGGCGGAGTCGACGCGGCGGCGGCGCGCGCGGTCGTCGACGACCCGCAGTGGAAGGACGCGTTGAAGCGCGAGGTCGACACCGGCCTCTCGAAGGGCGTGTTCGGCTCGCCGTTCGTGATCGTCGACGGCGAACCGTTCTGGGGTCTCGACCGGTTCGACCAGCTCGACTGGTTCCTCGGGGCGCGCGCGAGCGCGACCGGCCGCGTGCGTGCGCTGTCGCACCTGCGGCTCGTCGTCGCCGACCTTCCGCGGGCGATCGCGTTCTACCGCGAACTCCTCGACGCGACGCCGGCGGTCGACGTGCCCGGCGTCTACGCGGAGTGGGCGACGCGCGGCGCGCGTCTTGCGCTGGTCGGCGAGGCGACGATGGGTGCGGTGGTCGGTCGCCCCGCGCCGCGCGCGGGCGATGCGGTCGTCGTGTGCCTGGAGGTCGACGACGTCGATGCGGCCGCGGCGCGCGCGAAGGCCGCGGGGCATGCGCTCGTGCGCGAGCCTCACGACCAGCCGTCGTGGCGGCAACGGGTGGCCCATCTGCGCGATCCGGCGGGCAACCTCGTCGAACTGTGGGCGCGGCTCGTCCCGACCGTTTGA
- a CDS encoding acyl-CoA dehydrogenase family protein has protein sequence MVLSADHRLVRDTMRAFARERLAPQAARWDREHRFPREELRALGELGAMGVVVPEAWGGAGLDYLSLALTLEEIAAGDGATSTVVSVQNSVVCGPIHAFGDDAQRERFLVPLARGEKLGCFCLTEPQVGSDAGAIAARAERRGDEYVLNGVKQFITTGANADVAVVFAVTDRAAGKKGISAFVVDTATPGYRVARVEEKLGQRASDTAQIAFEDCRIPAANRLGAEGQGYRIALANLEAGRIGIASQAVGMARAAFEAALAYARERVAFGKPIGEHQAVNFRLADMAVEIEAARQLVWHAAALRDAGEPCLKEASMAKLFATEMAERVCSAAIQVHGGYGYVNDFPVERIYRDVRVCQIYEGTSDIQRLVIGRSLLADGGGVS, from the coding sequence ATGGTCCTCTCCGCCGACCACAGACTCGTCCGCGACACGATGCGCGCGTTCGCGCGCGAACGCCTCGCGCCGCAGGCCGCGCGCTGGGACCGCGAGCACCGCTTCCCGCGCGAGGAACTCCGCGCGCTCGGCGAACTCGGCGCGATGGGCGTCGTCGTGCCCGAGGCGTGGGGCGGCGCGGGGCTCGACTACCTCTCGCTCGCGCTGACGCTCGAGGAGATCGCGGCGGGCGACGGCGCGACGAGCACCGTCGTCAGCGTGCAGAACTCGGTGGTCTGCGGCCCGATCCACGCGTTCGGCGACGACGCGCAGCGCGAACGCTTCCTCGTGCCGCTCGCGCGCGGCGAGAAGCTCGGCTGCTTCTGCCTGACCGAGCCGCAGGTCGGCTCGGATGCCGGCGCGATCGCCGCGCGCGCGGAACGCCGCGGCGACGAGTACGTGCTGAACGGGGTCAAGCAGTTCATCACGACCGGCGCCAACGCGGACGTCGCGGTCGTGTTCGCGGTCACCGACCGCGCGGCAGGGAAGAAGGGCATCTCCGCGTTCGTCGTCGACACGGCGACGCCGGGCTACCGCGTGGCGCGCGTCGAGGAGAAGCTCGGCCAGCGCGCCTCCGACACCGCGCAGATCGCGTTCGAGGATTGCCGCATCCCGGCCGCGAACCGGCTGGGCGCGGAAGGCCAGGGCTACAGGATCGCGCTCGCGAACCTCGAGGCCGGGCGCATCGGCATCGCTTCGCAGGCGGTGGGCATGGCGCGCGCCGCGTTCGAGGCGGCGCTCGCCTACGCGCGCGAGCGCGTCGCGTTCGGCAAACCGATCGGCGAGCACCAGGCGGTCAACTTCCGGCTGGCCGACATGGCGGTCGAGATCGAGGCGGCGCGCCAGCTCGTCTGGCACGCGGCCGCGCTGCGGGACGCCGGCGAGCCCTGCCTCAAGGAAGCGTCGATGGCGAAGCTCTTCGCGACCGAGATGGCCGAGCGCGTGTGCTCGGCGGCGATCCAGGTGCACGGAGGCTACGGTTACGTGAACGACTTCCCGGTCGAGCGCATCTACCGCGACGTCCGCGTCTGCCAGATCTACGAGGGCACGAGCGACATCCAGCGGCTGGTCATCGGGCGCAGCCTCCTCGCGGACGGCGGAGGCGTATCGTGA